The DNA window CCTTTCAGGGTCAGCGCTGGGGAGGTCTATCTTGTTCAGCACGGGGATAAGCTCAAGATCCTGATCTATCGCCATATAGGCGTTAGCGATGGTCTGCGCCTCCACACCCTGTGCCGCATCCACCACAAGCAGGCCGCCGTCGCATGCGGCAAGGCTTCTGGATACCTCATATGTGAAATCCACATGCCCCGGAGTGTCGATCAGGTTAAGCTGGTATGTTATGCCGTCATCGGCTTTATAAAAGAGACGCACGGTCTGCGCCTTGATTGTAATTCCGCGCTCACGCTCAATGTCCATGCTGTCCAGAACCTGTTCCTTCATGTTCCTCTTGTCAAGACCGCCGGTGAACTCAATGAGACGGTCGGCAATGGTGGACTTGCCGTGGTCAATGTGGGCTACAATGCTGAAATTGCGTATAAGCTCTTTTTTCATCTAAACCTTTTATATGGGTATTTTTAATTTCTTATTCAAAGTCGGAAAAATTTCCCGTCCGAGCAGGCAGGATTTGTTCCGCCGGGGCTGCATCTTTAAATGAAAGCAGAACACACCTTCATTCAAACGAATATGTTCATACTACAAAACTGTGCAAATGTAAAAAATTATCTGACGAGGGTGTTAAGCGAAAACAGCGGATCCATTATCGAAATCACGATGAATCCGATTATCACACCTATGAACATTATAAACAGAGGCTCGATAATTGATACGAACCTTGATGTGAGTTCCTCTGACTTTTTGCCGAAGAATGAGCTTACCCTTTCGAGGAGCTCGGCGACATTTCCGGACTGCTCCCCTGTTGTGGCAGCCGCTTCAAAAAGCTCAGTAAAACCGCCGACCCTTTTGACCGCATCCGAGAACCTGTCCCCGGAACGCACTTTATCCGCCACAGCGTCCACCTTGGCAGTGAAAGCCCTGTTCCAAGAAACCTTGGCAGCGTTATCCAGAGCCTCGGTAAGCGGAAGCCCCTCACTGACCTGAAACGCCACTACATGGGCAAAGCGGGCGATGAGCACATGGTTTATAAACTGGATTTCAAGCAGTCTTGAATCCACCTTCATTCTGAATTTAATGTTGTTGCGGTAATACCAGCGCACGCCGACGGCAGCGGCCAGTATCAGTATGAATATGAAAATACCGTACGACTGGAGCACGGAGGAGATGGCTATCAGCGCCTTGGTGCTTCCCGGAATGTCCGACCCTGCGGCAGCGAAGATCCCCTCAAGCTTGGGGACGACATAACTGAGCAGGAAGCCCACAACACCCAAGCCCATTATGAGAACCGCCATAGGATACATGAGCGCGCTGGTGAGCTTGCCTTTCACCTTTTTCTTTTCCTCTTCAAAACGGGCAATATCCATGAGGACTTCGGGCAGCCTGCCCACCTCTTCCGCCGTTCTGATGAGGTTTATGTACATTTCCTCAAAAGTGTCCGGATATTTTGCGAGGGCATCGGAAAATCTTTTACCTTCCGAAACTGTTCCCGCAACATCCATGACCACATTGCGCATGCGCCCCCTTGCGGAGGAGCCTGCCATTACTTTCAGGGCATGAACAAGGGCAATGCCGCTTTTAAGCAGCAGGGAAAGCTGGAAGAAAATATCAGGCACGGCGCCTTTGCCGCTGAAAAGCTGGAATGACGAGAGAAAGCCCTTTTTATCGCGCACTGAACGGATTTCTGAAACAAGAACCCCTTCCGCCATGAGCCTCGCCACGGCGGAGTTTTTCGTGTCCCCTTCCAGAACGCCTTTGACCTTCTTTCCGCTTTTGTTTACGCCCGTGTATGTGAAAGTAGGCATTAATCAATCCTTGTTACAGCGATAAGCTCCCACGGAGTGGTGACCCCTTCCTTAACCAGACTGTAGCCGTAGTCAAACATGCGCTGGTAGCCGTGCTTCTTGGCCTCCTTCATCAGGTCGGTGGATGAGGCGCGGTCATTGATCATTTTGCGGAGCGGGTCATTCACGGTCATAATTTCAAATATACCTGTACGGCCTTTATAGCCTGTGTTGAAGCACTGGTCACAGCCTTTGCCCATATAGTGCTTAGGCAGTTTGAAGCCCTCTGCCGCGAAGTAGTTTTTAACATAGTCGTCAGACTCAACCTCGGTTTTGCAGTTGGGGCATATTTTACGCACAAGCCTCTGCCCCATGGTGCAGAGGAGTGATGACGAAATAAGGAACGGCTCCACATTCATATCTATGAGCCTGGCAACAGCCGTAGGCGCATCGTTAGTGTGGAGAGTTGAGAGCACAAGGTGTCCCGTGAGAGAGGCCTGAACAGCGGCCTGCGCCGTCTCCTCATCCCTGATCTCGCCCACGAGTATAATGTCCGGGTCCTGACGGAGGAAGGAGCGGATAGCATTGGCGAATGTTATATTAACCGCCGGGTTCACCTGAACCTGTGTTATCTTCTCCATCTGGTATTCCACCGGATCTTCTATTGTGACTATGTTGGTGTCATCTGAAACAAGCTCAAGGAGCGAGGCATAAAGCGTTGTGGTTTTACCGGAACCGGTGGGTCCGGTGACAAGTATAATCCCGTTGGGGCGTTTGAGGGCAGACCTGTAAATTTCCAGATTATGTCCGCTCATGCCGACTTTTTCAAGGGTGGCCATGCTTTTTGAACGCTCAAGGATACGGAGAACGGCCTTCTCGCCGGTAACGGAAGGGACGGTGGAAACGCGCACGTCAATGGTGCGGTTGCCTATTTTCATGTTTATCCTGCCGTCCTGCGGTTTCCTTGTTTCTGCAACGTCAAGGGATGAAATAACCTTTATACGTGCAATCACGGAATCCTGCATTTTTTTAGGGAACTGGCGGATTGTGCTGAGCTTGCCGTCCACCCTGAAACGCACCGCAAAGGCGTTGTCCTTGCCTTCGAAGTGAATGTCGCTGGCTCCGTTCTTAACAGCCTGAATCATAAGCTGGTTAACCAGCTTGATGATGGGCGCATCGTCATATGACGCGGAGAGAATGTTCCCCTCAGCGTCCTCCAGAATTTCTTCCGCACTGCCGTATTCCTCGCCGCTGACATCACCGCCGAGGGTTTCGAGAATCTCGAATATCTTCTCTTTCTCGGAAGATACCAGCTTTGCGTTCACGCCGAGGTGAAATGTAAGGAAGCGGGCTTTTGCAAGTCCGGAGCTTCCGCTGTATAAAAGAGACACTTCGTCTTCGCCGCCCGCAACGGGCACAAAGTCGCTTCTGTCTGGAAATTTAAGGTAATGCTCAAGTACCTTTTCGTAGGCTGTCATTTAAAGCTCTTATCTATTGTTTTCTTCGATTCGTTTTTAAAGTCTACTGATTCCTGTCTTTTCCTTTCGGAAAGCTCTTCTGCTTCTTCATGGCTGCTTATAATCTGCGCGTTAATAAACACCATGAGGTTTGTTTTCTCATAAGACTTGCTGGTGTTTTTAAACAGCCATCCGATAAGCGGAATCTTTGAGAGTCCGGGAACTGCGGAACGGTCTTCCGAGGAGTCGTCCTTCATGAGGCCGCTGATAACCACCATTGAGCCATCTTTCAGCTTAACCTTCGTTTTGGTGTTACGAGTGAGTGTAACAGGCTGAGTGGAATCAAAGGTTGCAGAACTTACCTTCTTGACTTCCTGCTCTATGGAGAGAGTAACATAGTCGTTAGCGGATATCTGGGGCTGAATTTTCAGCTTAACACCCACATCACGGTAGTCATAAGACTGTACGGGGTTGTTGTTGGAGTCATATTTTGTACTTGTGAGGAAGGGCCTGTTCTCACCGGCAAAGATTTCCGCCTCTTCATTATCAAGAGTAAGTATCTGCGGGTTTGAGAGAATATTCACGCCGGATGCTGATTTGATGGCATTCACAAGGAGGCTGAGAGAGGGAAAACTCACTCCGTCATACTTGATGATGTCTCCAAGAATACCCAAGTTGAAGCCGCCCGCCAGTGAAGGAGTGTTGCCGTCGCCGAGCACAGCACTCTGAAAGCTGTTGAGTCCGCCGTTGTCATTGACGAAACCCACAGTGCCCACGCCGTTCTTGCCGCCCAAAGCTGTCTGCCACTCAACACCGAACTTGTTGCCGCTGTCCAGAGTGGTTTCTATAATAAGCGCTTCCACATAAACCTGTCTTCTGGGTATGTCGAGCTTTTCGATCAGCCCTTCAACCTTCTGGTAAAGCTCCTGATCACCCACAACTATTATGGAGTTAGTAGCCTTGTCCGCCGCAACCTGAGACTTCACTACAGCCTGAGTTTTTGCGTCTGTAACAGAGGAGAGGAGCTTGTTCATCACTTTTTCCACATCCTCCGCGTTGGCATTGTTGAGATAAAAAACTTTGGGCTGGCTATGGGCTGACGAAGCTGAACTGTCAACCTGATTTATGATGTAGTTTATTCTTTCAAAGTCGCCTTCTTTGGCCGCGATTACAAGCACGTTGGAATAGTCATCCGCGACTATTACCGGGTCGGCGGCGGTCATGAAGTTTTTCTGGAGCTCCGCATAAAGTTTGGAGACGATTTTCTCCACATTTGAGGCAAGTCCGTTTTTGATCACTATGCTTTTTACAGTGTATCCGGCAGCCTCTCTCTCAAGGGTGTCGAGAATGCTCATAATTTTCTGGATGCGGTCTGCCGAATCACGGATAACTATGGCGTTCATCCCCACCAGTATATCTGCGTTGCCGCTTCTGGAACTGAGGTTTTTGAGCACTGAAACAAGCATGCGCACATTGAAGTTTTTCGGGGAAACAACGGTGGTGAGAAACCCGTTCTCCTTGCCGGTCATGTTGTTTATGTAATTGTCGCCGTAGAACTTCACATCACCGCTTTTTACAATCTGGATGTAGCGCTGTTTGTCAACAGCAGTAAGCCCGTTCAGTTCGAGCGTGGCGTAGAAGATGTCCATAACGTCCTTGGAGTTCATCTTCATTCCGGTCTGAACCGTAACCTGTCCCCTCAGATCGTTTTCATCGTAGACAAAGTTTTTCCCGGTAAATTCTGCCGTGAATTTAACAAAGTCCTTCATGGACATATTATTGAAGTTCACATCGTACTGCGCATACGAATTAAAGGAGACTAATAATAAAACTATAACTATAAAACGCTTCATCTCACACCTAATTTATTTCCACGAATATTGTTTTTTTCTGTCCTGCTCTTTCCAGATCCAGAGTCACCGCTGAAACATTTTCAACTGAGCTCAGCATGCTGAAAAGGACTTCGGGGCTTTTCAGCTCCTCCCCGTTTATACGCATAATAGCATCGCCGTTTTTAAGCCCCAGACTGCGCAGCACCGAATCCTTCGTCATGCGGGAGAGACGGAAGCCCACTATATGCCCTTCTTTTTCATAGGGGCGCATAAGAACCGACTTTATTATGTTGTTTATATCTCCGAGGTTGGTTACGAAATCAGCGCGGGTCATGCTGACTTTTTCTGTGGGGGTCATGTCCCCCGGTTCGGCATCGTCCCCTGATTCATCCCCTGCGGGAGCAGCGCCCGGCTGGGAGGACTGGAGAACGGAGCCTGCGCTGTAAAGCTCAAGCTTTGTCTTACCCGTGGCGGTAACAACAGTTCCGCTGGTTTTATCAAGGCTTTCAAGCTTCACGCCGGAGAAGGTTTCACCGACGGCAAGGAGCACCTTTTCGCCGTCCAGATCAAAAAAAGCGTAGGACTTATGACGGTGACCTAAAAGTATGCCGATCAGTTTTATATTTCTTGGAGGAGGGGCGGTTATGATTTCTCCGCTCTCCGTGACGAGTGTTTCAGAGGAAGGTGCGGCTGATGCGGTTTTGAGGGAAAAGATGTTCTTTTCAGTAATAATTGCAATATCCGCAGTTTTCACTGCCGCGGATTTTTTGCCGCCCAGCTTAATCCCCTCCATCACAGTCGGGGTGTGTTTGTATGAGATAAACCCCGTAATCAGCCATGCAAAGGAAAAAGCCGCAAGAACCGGATAAATAAACCATGGAATCTTTATAGTATTCATGAGAATAGAAATAGCATGAATAAAGGAAAAATCAAATTAAAATCAGGGACAGCGGAGGTAATATTTACACTATCATCACATTGAGATTGTAAAAGGAATGGCAGAGCACGCAGGGCAGCACTGACCTGTATTCCGTGTACAGACACCCGAACACCACGGAAGGGAAAAACACCGGAAAAGCCTGTGCCGGCCCGCTCCCCCAGAGGTGAAAAACAGCAAACAGCACGGAAACTGCGATATTCGCCGCGGAAACAGAATAAAAAGACGGCCATTTACGCCTTTCAAGCCACTCCTGAACCACTCCCCTGAAAAAGAGCTCCTCCGCCAGCGGCGCAAGGATCAGATACCTGAACACCAGCGAGGAGTCAAAAACCACGCTCCTTCCGAAAAACAGTATTCTCAGGGAGAAATAAAGACTGCCCAGAACAAAAGCGGCAAGAAGAATGAGATGTTTTCTGTCCATACCGGAAAAAATACCACGTAAGGGAGAAAAAAACAAACCTTTGCATCCGCCGGATGTCATCAGATTAAGGGAAATATATATGATTTGATGATTTCATGTATTAACTGTTGTGCAGGCGGGTCATGTTGTCTTATAATCCCTGCAAAATTTATTTCATGGAGCAGATATGATGAACAGCAAAGGTTTCACTATCATCGAAGTGCTGGTGGTTATCGTTATCCTCGGCCTTCTTGCCACTTTCATGGTCCCTAAAATAATGGGCAAGCCTGATGAGGCGAGGGTAGCCAAGGCAAAGAACGATATACTTGCCATTGAATCCGCTCTTAAGATGTACAAGCTTGACAACGGCTACTACCCCACCACAGAGCAGGGGCTTGAGTCCCTTATTCAGGCGCCCACAATTGAGCCCATCCCCAAAAACTACCGCAAAGGCGGCTATCTGGACACTTCCAAAAAGCCCCTTGACCCGTGGGATCGCGACTTCATCTACAGAAGCCCCGGCGAAAACGACAGAGACTATGAAATAATCTCCCTCGGAGCCGACGGTGTGGAAGGCGGGGAAGACTTCAACTCAGACATCAAGAGCTATGAAATAAGATAATGTCTGCCAGAGGCTTTACTCTTGTAGAACTTATTATTGTTCTCCTTATCATCGGCATAGGCTTTATGACTGTAGCCCCTGTCATGATTGAAAAAGCCACGGGAGAACCGGAAGAAACAGCCTTTTTGAATGATCTGCTCAGGAAAACCGCGGATGAGGCGGCGGAACTGGGCAGAGCCCTTCCCATACTGGGGGTGAAAGGTTCAAACTCTCTTTTTCTCCATGGCGGTGAAACAGTTAAAATCCCCGGCATATCAGGTGTTCTTTCAGCCAGAATCAATGACGAGGAACAGTCCGGACTTGACTATGTGATCATGGTTTACCCCAAGGGAATCTGCGATCATTTTCTTTTACGGGTATCAGACACGGAAATCATAGAATCAATCCCACTCCTGATGCAGACGAGGCTGAAATGAAAAAAGGCTTCACCCTCCTTGAGCTTCTTATAGCAATGGTTGTCCTTTCCATCGGCATGATGGGCATTTTCACCCTTGTCAGGCAATCGCTGGATATGAACGACTACGCCAAGAGGAAGCTTGATCTGCTGGGCAGAGGGTACGAAAGAGTGATACTCACACTGGCGGAGCGCAAAACCCTTGAAGAGATAATAAGCGACAACGGCACAACATACACCTATAAGCTGGAAAAGAAGGACACCGGACTGGCCGGCATCAAAGCCTGCGAGCTGAGAGTGTCTGACGGAACAGCGGAGATGACTCTGTTTTATTATGAAAGATAACAAAGGCTTTACACTGGCGGAATTAATAATTGCGGTTGCTCTGGCCGGGATAGTGCTCACCGGAGCATACGCAATATTCAATACAATAATCACCTCGCGGGATGTCTCCGTCAGGGCTGGGGACGCAGTGACTGTAAACGCGAAGCTTGCCTCTCTGCTCTCTGCCGATTTCAGACAGGCGGTGAGAAATACCGCTGAAATACAGTCTCTGAGCGACAGGGTGGCTCTCAGGCTGCTTACCCACAACTCCCTCTATTTTCAGGGGGCAATGCCTGTGGAAGTTCTTTACTATATTGAAGACAAATACCTGTTCAGGGAGGAGAAACTGCCGCTCATGGACTTTGAGCAGAGGATGCAGATCCTTCCCGATGCGGACAATTTCACCGTGCTTTTCTATGAAGCGGGCGAATACCACGACAGAACTATCCTCGGAACAAACATGATAAAAGTTAAGCTCAATACATCAGGCATACAGGTTGAGGCAATTGCAGGAAGCTACCACCAGAACGCAATGTTCAACTCACTGGGGATAGGCGAATGAACAATAAGGGGAGCGTTCTTGTTTTCGTGCTTATATTTGTCGCCTTCACCATCGGCATAGTGACCTTTATGCATCAGCGGGCGGGCAACTCTCTGGCGGACAGCGCAGGGCTCCAGTTTGAATATCAGTCATCTATTTATGCCATGTCAGCCATAGAAGCCATAAGGGAAGTTCTTGAGGATGATGACAATAATTACGACTATGACGGGGAATCATGGGCGATTATACCCCCTTTTCCCGTTCCCATGGGGTTCATATCCATCACAGTAACCCCCACCAACGGCCGCATACCGCTGAACATGATGGACGGGGACAACAAATCCGCCGCCTACGTGACCGGATGCAGGAACACGCTGAAAGAGCTTGAGCTTCAGGAATCGATCTGCTCCGTCATAAAAGACTGGATAGACACCGATGGCGAGGTTTCAGACCTGGGTGAAGAAAATGTAGACTATAATATTGACGGAAAAACCTACTCCACCAAAAACGGCTCGCTGGAAACCCTCAGGGAACTCAGCTTCATAAACGGAGCCAAGGATCATTATGATGTGCTTGCCCAGCACTTCACCAATCAGGGGGACGGCAAGCTGAACCTGAACTTCGTGACCAAGGAAGCGCTCATCGGGCTGGTTCCGGGAATTGCCTCATACGCGGACAGCATAATAGAGTACAGAACGAAAAACACATACAAAGACGTGTCAAATATAATGAACGCAGCAAGCATTCCGCAGGATATATACAATACGTCGCTGGACTATCTCACGGTAAAAAGTTCTTTATTTTATGTAAAGACTGAAGTAAGTTTGAATGACAAGTCCCGTTTTTACCATGTACTTCTGGAAAGAAACGGTTCGCGCACATCCGTAGTGAAATATATAGAAGGGAACGATGGCATCTTCTTCTGACAAAAATTTATTTATTAAAAACAACAGGCTTTACAATGTTGAAAACGGGCGGGCGGATTTCCCTGCCAGCACCGAACAGACCGGAGCTTACACGCTTTTTCTGGATGATTCGATGTTCTTTTATCTGTCCATGGATCTCCCCTCATCAAACAGGAAAAAGGCCAAAGGGTTCATAAACAACTATCTGAGCACACTTTTCCCTGAATACATGACGGAAAATTTCGGATTTGTTCTCCATGGCGGCTCGGCGCTTATCTACCTCCCCACGGGAGAATTTGCATCATTTGTTGCGGAAAACCTTCCGCTGCTTAAGAAAGCTTCGAAGATAACAACCCCTTTCATAGAAATGTTCGTGAGGGAAGCCTCATTTGACTACTCTGACGGAAACAAGTGCTACTCTGTTTCCGGCGGCGAGATACACCAGCTTTTTGATGAACCTGAAGACGCATACACGGCGGAAAAGGTTCTGAACAGGGTAATTCCTGCAAAAATCTCCATGAGCATTAAAGGAGTGGAGAAGGAATCCTTCATCCCCTCAGCGTTTAAGGTTCCGGCGATTGTTCTAGCAGTGTGTTACCTTGTTTTCATAGGCGGGGAATACCTGCGGCTCAAGGGATATGCTTCCGCACTCAAACTCAGGGAAAATAAGCTGCAGGAGCTTTACACCCTCGGAGGAGTCAGCGGCTCTAACGACCCTTACGGCACACTGCTTTTCAAAGCCAGAGGCGGCAGGGAAACATCTCAGGGAATAAGCATTCTCAATGTTTTTGAAACACTGAGCAAAGCTGCTGACAAAGGCAAAATAAAGCTGGAAGACGTAACAGTCAGGGACACTACGATAAACTGTACCGGAACCTCAACAGATTTTCAGGCTGTTGAGGAGTTCAAACAGAAGCTTCAGGAAGCCGGAGCCCAGAGGGTTAATATAGAAGACACAAACAAACAGGGTGAAATAATCAAATTTTCAGTGAGGTTCGGCTTATGAACATAAAAGTGGATCAGGCACTGAAAGAAAAAATACTCATATGGTTCGTTGCGTTCTTCGCCGTGTTTTTTCTCTTTTACTGGACACATATGCTGTTCGCTTCCAGAGCAAACTCATATACCCAGCGCCAGAAATCATACACTGAGCAGATAGCCAAAACAGCCGAACTCATATCGGAAGTATCAAGCGGCGCCAACTCCACCAAAAGGGTTGAGAGCGGGCTTCTCTCATTCATACAGAACACTGCGGCAAGAACAGGTATCGCAGGACGCATTCTCGACCTTAAGCCCGTTTCCAATGCATCCGGCGCTGAGGTTGTTTCACTGCGTATTCAGGCGCTTAATCTTAACGAGCTCAACTCTTTTCTTGGTCTTGTGGAGGGCTACCAGAACCTGACAATCAAAAACTTCTCACTTAAAAAGAGATTTGATGACCCCACACTGGCAGATATAACACTGGAGCTTGTGAAAAACAGATGATAAGAAATATTTTAATAAATGCGGCAATATTCGTTGGATGCTCTGTTCTTTTCCTGTTTGTATTCTTTCCCTATGCAAAAGTGCTTGAATTTTATGCGGAAAAGGCCGCGGCAAAAGCAAATGTGACCCTTTCAATCGGTTCTGCGGACGCAGGGCCTTTCGGAGCGGAACTCGCCTCCATAAAACTCAGCGAATTCACCGCGGACAAGCTGGTGCTCGGCTATACCCCCCTCTCCGTCTTAACGCATTCAGTCTCTGCCAAAATCAACTCAGAGATCATCACAGGCGAAGCAAGCCACAGCGGCGGCGAAGTTAAGGCAAAGGCTATGATTGAGCTTGATAAAATACCGCAGATAACGGAAAGCGGCATGGGCGGCGAAGTGGCATTTGATCTGGCTGTCAAGGACTGGAAGGGAGCCGGGAAAATCTCCGCACCCAAACTCATCATCCCTTCCGAACTGGGGCCCATTACCTTTAACGATGTAACAGGTGACCTGCTGATTGAAAAACAGATGATAGGCATAAGCAACCTTACATCACAGGGCGCAGCAAAAATTAAGCTCAACGGCAATATCAGAATAAATCAGGTGAACGCAGGCAAAAGCGTAATCGCACTCACGGGAACTCTGGGTGTGGCAGGAATGAACAAACGGATAACCATCACAGGAACTGTTATGGAGCCCAGAATAACCGTCAATTAACAGCCGGGGCGGGCTCTGTCCCCTGCTCCGTCTCTTCCGGTGTCTTCGGCATAAAGAAGTAATACACCCCGCCCTCATGCTCTCTTTTCAGCATAATGTGATTTGCCGAGGAATTAACCTCTTCTGCAAAATCCAGAAGAACGTTTTCTTCATTGTCAACAATCTTGCCGTGTCTGAGTTCTTTCGGGACGCAGTTGTCAGGGAAGCCTTTCATTTCCAGAGTGACATTGTTCTCGGTGCAGTATTTCCTTCCGTCAAAATCCGTATAGCAGACTCTTCTGCCGGCAGAGCAGAATTTCAACTCATCGCGGTTTATGAAAATCTCTTTGTTAAACGAATCCTCAGTTGAGAGCGCCGTCAATGCACCGTCTTCAAGGTGCAGGGTAAAGCCGTCCGCCACGGCTGCTTTTTCCGAAGGCAGACCGCTGTATATTCCGGCTCTCACGAACCTGCCGCCGCAGTAAGCATCAGCACTGCCGGAAACCGCCACACAGTCAGTCATATTATCCGCAGGAAAGTCCAGTATCTCAGGAGCACCGCCCCTGTTGACATCCTGATAGTTTATGCTGTAAAACCTGTCCCTTCCGTAGCCGTTGAGCCTTCCTCCCGCTATATACGGCGATGAGAAGTCCACAGGCAGCGGGCTGAGCCCGGTGAAGCGTCTCTGAGCAAAATCGAGGGTTACTAACTTCTCATCAAGGATAAATACTGCAAATCCGTCATCCAGAAAAACATCACGTATGGTTTCCTTAAGCTGGCCGGATATTACCTCGTCATTGGAATCTATGCGGTACACCCTGAACGATCTGCCTTCTGCAAAAGCAAAATACGGAGGATAAAAAGCAGGCTTGCCCGGTTTGTTGTTTGTGCCCGTCACCTCAGCGCAGGAGGACAGGCTGAAAATGCTTATGCCTTTCTCATTCTCAGCAAGCAGGAAGCCGCCTTTAAGTTTTATTGATGTGTAATTATCGGAAATAAGGGAGGGGCACTCAGAGGTGGAGATATTGACAGAAGTATCTGTAAGGACAGCAATAAGCCCGTCTTCATAGACAAAGTCCCTTACATTCTGCGCGATTACCCCTGATGTTTTTTTTTATCAAAGCTCACAAGCGCACCGAGAAGCAAGCCGCTCTGAGGCATTGCCGCTTCAAACTCCGCCGTGCTGTCGGATGCGTGAAGCTCCGCCTTAAGCTCCTGAATGTAGCTGCTGCCTGTGAAGAGATTTTTCTGAGTTACAGCAGCCTGCTGTACGGGTGCGGCGGTTGTGCAGGAGATGACAAGAGCAAGTGAGGGGATGACTAGTTTCAGGAATCTGATTATCCAGCCGGGGCAGCATAGTTTCGAAAATACTTCCGTTTCCAGCGCCTTACGTTCATCAAAAGTGAGTTCGCAGTCTCTTCTTTCCACCTAAATTCCCCCGGACGCACATTAACGCCGTCAGAAGCCGAGGTATTTCACCTCTTCCTCAAGCTGAACGCCCGTTTCTTTCAAAACAATTAACTTAACTTCTTCAATCAGGTTCTTAATATCTGAACCGGTAGCGCCGCCGACATTAACAATAAAATTGGCGTGCTTCGCAGAAACCATAGCACCGCCGATGCGTTTTCCCTTTAACCCGCACCGCTCTATGAGTTCTCCGGCGTAGTGACCTTCAGGCCGTTTGAAAACAGAACCGCAGGAGGGGTATTCCAGAGGCTGCTTCTGCACCCTTTTACGGAGAATCTCCTTCCTTATACGCTCGCTTTCCGTCCTGTCCCCTTCTTCAAGGAGGAATTTTCCGCCGAGAACTATGCTTCCGCTCACTGCCGCGGTTCTGCGGTATGAGAAACCGGCCTCAGCACCCTTCACTGTGAAAACCGAACCGTCAGAACCGAGGAGATCTATCTCGTCAGTTAACATCCCGATTTCAGTTCCAAATGCACCTGCGTTCATAGCAAGAGCACCGCCCACAGTGCCGGGAATGCCGCTCATATTCTCGGCTCCGGTCATGTAAGATCTTATCGTATAAACGATCATTGAGTCAAGAAGAACTCCTGCCCCTGCATAAATTTTCTTATGTTTCTTTAAAATGTGCCGATTAAGATTACTGAGAACTATTACAAGATGATCCAAAATTTGATCTGAGATCAACAGGTTACAGCCGCCGCCCATTATAAAATGTTCAACCGATTTTTTTTTCGCCCAATCGAGACATTCAACTAATTCTTCAGTTGTGGACGGTTCGGCAAGAAATTTTGCCGTACCTCCGGTGCGGTAGCTTGAGTAATTTTTAAGTGATACGTTTTCTCGGATTCTCATTTGCTGATCTTTGTTCCTTCAAGGGCATCTTTGCAGAAGCATTTTCTGTTCACTGTGTATGAATCGGGCAGAGCACTGACGATCGCCTTGATCCTCTCTGTCGCTCCCTTCATGGTCTCCACCACTTCCACC is part of the Geovibrio ferrireducens genome and encodes:
- a CDS encoding type II secretion system F family protein codes for the protein MPTFTYTGVNKSGKKVKGVLEGDTKNSAVARLMAEGVLVSEIRSVRDKKGFLSSFQLFSGKGAVPDIFFQLSLLLKSGIALVHALKVMAGSSARGRMRNVVMDVAGTVSEGKRFSDALAKYPDTFEEMYINLIRTAEEVGRLPEVLMDIARFEEEKKKVKGKLTSALMYPMAVLIMGLGVVGFLLSYVVPKLEGIFAAAGSDIPGSTKALIAISSVLQSYGIFIFILILAAAVGVRWYYRNNIKFRMKVDSRLLEIQFINHVLIARFAHVVAFQVSEGLPLTEALDNAAKVSWNRAFTAKVDAVADKVRSGDRFSDAVKRVGGFTELFEAAATTGEQSGNVAELLERVSSFFGKKSEELTSRFVSIIEPLFIMFIGVIIGFIVISIMDPLFSLNTLVR
- a CDS encoding GspE/PulE family protein; the encoded protein is MTAYEKVLEHYLKFPDRSDFVPVAGGEDEVSLLYSGSSGLAKARFLTFHLGVNAKLVSSEKEKIFEILETLGGDVSGEEYGSAEEILEDAEGNILSASYDDAPIIKLVNQLMIQAVKNGASDIHFEGKDNAFAVRFRVDGKLSTIRQFPKKMQDSVIARIKVISSLDVAETRKPQDGRINMKIGNRTIDVRVSTVPSVTGEKAVLRILERSKSMATLEKVGMSGHNLEIYRSALKRPNGIILVTGPTGSGKTTTLYASLLELVSDDTNIVTIEDPVEYQMEKITQVQVNPAVNITFANAIRSFLRQDPDIILVGEIRDEETAQAAVQASLTGHLVLSTLHTNDAPTAVARLIDMNVEPFLISSSLLCTMGQRLVRKICPNCKTEVESDDYVKNYFAAEGFKLPKHYMGKGCDQCFNTGYKGRTGIFEIMTVNDPLRKMINDRASSTDLMKEAKKHGYQRMFDYGYSLVKEGVTTPWELIAVTRID
- the gspG gene encoding type II secretion system major pseudopilin GspG; its protein translation is MMNSKGFTIIEVLVVIVILGLLATFMVPKIMGKPDEARVAKAKNDILAIESALKMYKLDNGYYPTTEQGLESLIQAPTIEPIPKNYRKGGYLDTSKKPLDPWDRDFIYRSPGENDRDYEIISLGADGVEGGEDFNSDIKSYEIR
- the gspD gene encoding type II secretion system secretin GspD, producing the protein MKRFIVIVLLLVSFNSYAQYDVNFNNMSMKDFVKFTAEFTGKNFVYDENDLRGQVTVQTGMKMNSKDVMDIFYATLELNGLTAVDKQRYIQIVKSGDVKFYGDNYINNMTGKENGFLTTVVSPKNFNVRMLVSVLKNLSSRSGNADILVGMNAIVIRDSADRIQKIMSILDTLEREAAGYTVKSIVIKNGLASNVEKIVSKLYAELQKNFMTAADPVIVADDYSNVLVIAAKEGDFERINYIINQVDSSASSAHSQPKVFYLNNANAEDVEKVMNKLLSSVTDAKTQAVVKSQVAADKATNSIIVVGDQELYQKVEGLIEKLDIPRRQVYVEALIIETTLDSGNKFGVEWQTALGGKNGVGTVGFVNDNGGLNSFQSAVLGDGNTPSLAGGFNLGILGDIIKYDGVSFPSLSLLVNAIKSASGVNILSNPQILTLDNEEAEIFAGENRPFLTSTKYDSNNNPVQSYDYRDVGVKLKIQPQISANDYVTLSIEQEVKKVSSATFDSTQPVTLTRNTKTKVKLKDGSMVVISGLMKDDSSEDRSAVPGLSKIPLIGWLFKNTSKSYEKTNLMVFINAQIISSHEEAEELSERKRQESVDFKNESKKTIDKSFK
- a CDS encoding prepilin-type N-terminal cleavage/methylation domain-containing protein, with translation MSARGFTLVELIIVLLIIGIGFMTVAPVMIEKATGEPEETAFLNDLLRKTADEAAELGRALPILGVKGSNSLFLHGGETVKIPGISGVLSARINDEEQSGLDYVIMVYPKGICDHFLLRVSDTEIIESIPLLMQTRLK
- the mrtJ gene encoding JDVT-CTERM system glutamic-type intramembrane protease MrtJ encodes the protein MDRKHLILLAAFVLGSLYFSLRILFFGRSVVFDSSLVFRYLILAPLAEELFFRGVVQEWLERRKWPSFYSVSAANIAVSVLFAVFHLWGSGPAQAFPVFFPSVVFGCLYTEYRSVLPCVLCHSFYNLNVMIV